In the Maridesulfovibrio ferrireducens genome, one interval contains:
- a CDS encoding FAD-dependent oxidoreductase, translated as MATETICINGVEDGLRLESRILEELIQKSVREGARKLKIDALGQHGIGGRLWISKEEPIEIEVVGSPGQRLGSKGFPGTTITVHGSVSDDVGWLNAGAEIIVLGNGSNGACNAMAQGKVVINGSIGARGMTMTKANPRFDPPELWVLGSVGDYFAEFMAGGIAVVCGYEGQTQENVLGYRPCVGMVSGRIFVRGPHDGFSQSDAILEPISDADWAWLTENIKENLAKIGRSEAYEDLIIRSDWQLIRAKTPFEKTGKVRRSMTEFRAKVWDEELGRGGLIGDLTDIDRSPIGLVPTGNLRRYVPVWENAKYAAPCQNNCPTGMPVQERWQLVRDGLVDEAIDLALAYTPFPATVCGYLCPNLCMEGCTRGLKNMPAVDITKLGREGVNSKAPKLPPLSGKKVAVIGGGPAGISIAWQIRMKGHEAVVYDMAKTLGGKIASAIPSSRIPKEVLEAELKRAAEVIPHVHLHKKMDSDDFAELKQANDAVVLAIGAQKPRMIPIPGHEMITPALTFLQSAVKGDAKVGKKVVIIGAGNVGCDVATECGRLGAESITLIDIQEPASFGKERKEAEEAGAKFKWPCFTQEVTKEGVLLKSGELIEADTVILSIGDTPDVDFLPEGIAIDRGHVVVNDHYQTTDPKVYAIGDTVRPGLLTHAIGHGRKAAEAIDEIFTGKRPEAVPKQVIDYTRMTLEYFDPRLTEFSDLQQCASECSSCGSCRDCGLCETVCPQGAISRKALGGKKFEMVVNPDKCIGCGFCGNVCPCGIWNLLENTPLG; from the coding sequence ATGGCTACAGAAACAATATGCATAAACGGCGTTGAAGACGGTTTACGTCTTGAATCACGCATTCTTGAAGAACTCATTCAAAAGAGTGTTCGTGAAGGCGCCCGTAAGCTTAAAATAGATGCCCTTGGTCAACATGGAATTGGTGGACGGCTGTGGATTTCCAAAGAAGAACCGATTGAAATCGAAGTTGTAGGGTCTCCCGGTCAGCGTTTGGGTTCAAAAGGTTTCCCCGGAACAACCATTACTGTACACGGATCAGTTTCTGATGACGTTGGCTGGCTTAATGCCGGAGCGGAAATTATCGTTCTCGGCAACGGTTCCAACGGCGCATGTAATGCAATGGCGCAAGGTAAAGTCGTAATTAACGGGAGCATCGGTGCTCGCGGTATGACCATGACCAAAGCCAACCCGAGATTTGATCCACCCGAATTATGGGTTCTTGGATCAGTCGGTGACTATTTTGCTGAATTCATGGCTGGCGGAATCGCAGTAGTATGTGGTTACGAAGGGCAGACTCAGGAAAACGTTCTCGGGTATAGGCCATGCGTAGGTATGGTTAGCGGGCGTATTTTTGTCCGTGGACCACATGACGGTTTTTCTCAGTCAGATGCCATTCTAGAACCTATCAGCGATGCTGACTGGGCATGGCTGACCGAAAATATTAAAGAAAATCTTGCTAAAATCGGCAGGTCGGAAGCCTATGAAGATTTGATTATCAGATCTGACTGGCAACTTATCAGAGCCAAAACTCCTTTTGAGAAAACAGGAAAAGTCCGTCGCTCAATGACTGAGTTCCGTGCGAAAGTATGGGATGAAGAACTTGGACGTGGCGGTTTGATCGGAGATTTAACTGATATTGATAGATCCCCGATCGGGCTGGTTCCAACAGGTAATCTCAGAAGATATGTTCCCGTTTGGGAAAACGCTAAATATGCGGCTCCCTGTCAGAACAATTGTCCTACCGGGATGCCTGTTCAGGAGCGCTGGCAGCTTGTTCGTGACGGTCTTGTTGATGAAGCTATCGATTTAGCACTTGCATATACTCCATTTCCGGCAACGGTCTGCGGATATCTCTGTCCTAATTTGTGTATGGAAGGATGTACTCGCGGCCTTAAAAATATGCCCGCTGTGGACATCACTAAATTGGGACGTGAAGGCGTGAATAGCAAGGCTCCTAAGCTGCCACCGCTTTCCGGTAAAAAAGTAGCTGTTATCGGCGGTGGCCCTGCCGGGATCTCCATTGCATGGCAGATTCGCATGAAAGGGCATGAAGCTGTCGTCTACGATATGGCCAAAACTCTTGGTGGTAAAATTGCCTCCGCTATTCCTTCAAGCCGTATCCCTAAGGAAGTTCTTGAAGCTGAACTGAAAAGAGCTGCGGAAGTTATTCCTCACGTTCATCTACATAAAAAAATGGATAGTGATGATTTTGCAGAACTTAAGCAGGCAAATGATGCTGTTGTTCTTGCTATCGGGGCTCAGAAACCGCGCATGATTCCTATTCCCGGTCATGAAATGATTACTCCTGCACTGACTTTTCTTCAGAGTGCAGTAAAGGGTGATGCCAAGGTCGGTAAAAAAGTAGTTATCATCGGTGCCGGTAACGTCGGTTGTGACGTTGCGACTGAATGCGGACGCCTCGGCGCTGAGTCCATCACTTTGATCGATATTCAGGAACCGGCTTCTTTCGGTAAAGAAAGGAAAGAAGCAGAAGAGGCAGGAGCAAAATTCAAGTGGCCTTGTTTCACTCAGGAAGTGACTAAAGAAGGCGTTTTGCTTAAGTCCGGCGAGCTTATTGAAGCTGATACCGTGATTCTCTCCATCGGTGACACACCTGATGTTGATTTTCTTCCGGAAGGTATTGCTATTGATCGTGGTCACGTGGTTGTTAATGATCATTATCAGACCACTGATCCTAAAGTATATGCCATCGGTGACACTGTGCGTCCCGGTTTGTTGACTCATGCCATCGGGCATGGTCGTAAGGCTGCGGAAGCAATTGATGAAATATTCACAGGCAAACGTCCTGAGGCTGTTCCTAAGCAGGTTATTGACTATACCAGAATGACTCTTGAGTACTTTGATCCTCGTCTGACTGAATTTTCAGACTTGCAGCAGTGTGCAAGTGAATGTTCATCTTGCGGATCATGTAGAGATTGCGGTCTTTGCGAAACGGTCTGTCCTCAAGGCGCGATTTCCCGCAAAGCTCTTGGCGGCAAGAAGTTTGAAATGGTGGTTAATCCGGATAAATGTATCGGCTGCGGTTTCTGCGGAAACGTTTGTCCATGCGGTATCTGGAACTTGCTTGAAAACACACCGCTCGGTTAG
- a CDS encoding glutamate synthase-related protein, with the protein MLSNRPITPSTLGVKDLPWQIEWDKDLCTQCGRCTSVCPVNAIELGVFRKRDIKTPIGLKTKATNEYSVFYGIRQRTDPAYGCIGCSMCNMVCPNNAIRPNRDEGSTTLKFHSDRGGNPRTRGGRRNSGESLLDQIKFMRISMLTDPALDAGRHEFNLTTLLGRVQSPEEGMKTFAENGWKPPVREIYPLVIGGMSFGALSPNMWEGLQMGVAYLNEELGMPVRISTGEGGCPPRLLRSRFLKYVILQVASGYFGWDEIIHAIPEMKVDPCAIEIKYGQGAKPGDGGLLMWYKVNKLIAAIRGVPQGISLPSPPTHQTQYSIEESVAKMIQSMSMAWGFRVPVYPKISASSTSLAVLNNLTRNPYAAGLAIDGEDGGTGAAYNVSMNHMGHPIASNLRDCYNALVQTGKQNELPLIAGGGIGKSGNLAANAAALIMLGASMVQVGKYVMQAAAGCLGSEKDRCNVCNLGICPKGITSQDPRLYRRLDPEKVAERVVDFYLSFDTELKKIIAPLGRSTSLPIGMADALGISDRDAADRLGIKYVV; encoded by the coding sequence ATGCTCTCAAACAGACCAATTACCCCGTCAACTTTAGGCGTAAAGGATTTGCCATGGCAAATCGAGTGGGACAAAGACCTTTGCACACAGTGCGGTCGTTGCACCTCGGTCTGTCCGGTAAATGCTATTGAACTAGGCGTTTTTCGTAAACGTGATATTAAAACTCCTATCGGTCTCAAAACAAAGGCGACCAACGAGTATTCAGTCTTTTACGGAATCAGACAGAGAACCGATCCTGCATATGGATGTATCGGTTGTTCCATGTGCAACATGGTCTGTCCAAATAATGCAATCAGGCCGAATCGCGATGAAGGTTCTACTACCCTTAAGTTTCATAGTGATCGCGGCGGGAACCCCAGAACTCGCGGTGGCCGCAGAAATTCCGGTGAAAGCCTGCTTGATCAGATCAAGTTTATGCGTATCTCCATGCTTACCGACCCTGCACTTGATGCAGGCAGGCATGAATTCAACCTGACTACTCTGCTCGGCAGGGTTCAGTCTCCCGAAGAAGGTATGAAGACCTTTGCGGAAAATGGTTGGAAACCTCCGGTAAGGGAAATATATCCTCTGGTCATCGGCGGCATGTCTTTCGGCGCACTTTCCCCCAATATGTGGGAAGGTCTGCAGATGGGCGTTGCATACCTCAATGAAGAACTCGGTATGCCTGTCCGTATCAGCACAGGTGAGGGCGGTTGTCCTCCGCGTCTGCTGCGCTCCAGATTTTTGAAATATGTAATTTTACAGGTAGCCAGCGGCTATTTCGGATGGGATGAAATTATTCATGCTATCCCAGAAATGAAAGTCGATCCATGCGCTATTGAAATCAAATACGGTCAGGGAGCTAAGCCCGGTGATGGCGGTCTGCTCATGTGGTATAAGGTTAACAAGCTGATTGCTGCTATTCGCGGTGTTCCTCAGGGAATCAGCCTGCCGAGCCCTCCTACCCATCAGACTCAGTATTCCATTGAGGAATCTGTTGCCAAGATGATTCAGTCCATGAGTATGGCCTGGGGATTCAGGGTTCCTGTATATCCGAAGATTTCAGCATCTTCTACCTCGCTTGCAGTTCTTAACAACCTGACACGTAACCCTTATGCGGCAGGACTTGCCATTGACGGCGAAGACGGTGGAACAGGCGCGGCATACAATGTGTCCATGAATCACATGGGGCATCCTATCGCAAGTAATTTGCGCGATTGTTACAACGCACTTGTCCAAACCGGAAAACAGAACGAACTTCCACTGATCGCAGGTGGCGGTATCGGTAAGTCCGGCAACCTTGCAGCTAACGCAGCAGCTTTGATTATGCTCGGCGCAAGTATGGTTCAGGTTGGTAAGTACGTCATGCAGGCCGCAGCTGGCTGTCTCGGTTCCGAGAAAGACCGCTGCAACGTCTGTAATCTCGGGATTTGTCCGAAGGGAATAACCTCGCAGGACCCACGTCTTTATCGTCGTCTTGATCCTGAAAAAGTTGCAGAACGCGTTGTTGACTTTTATCTGAGCTTCGACACGGAACTCAAAAAGATTATTGCTCCTCTCGGACGTTCGACTTCTTTGCCTATCGGCATGGCGGACGCACTCGGAATCAGTGATCGTGATGCAGCCGACAGACTCGGCATCAAGTACGTGGTTTAA
- a CDS encoding glutamate synthase has translation MCRLFALTSRDPISPMRAIDALNVMKEGHDGSGVGLYLNGLSGPFEELKDCPILSGIFTEAGLRRLDQYIMDKGFKSKFSILYTPHTPPPVGTPVRGTYAAIAYSVPRGWEDMTEAEQGVRLVQMRLDLKKMGEETGDMMVFSFWPDTIVIKEVGDPLEIGQYLLLDRNKDIYARRILAQGRQNTNYAINLYACHPFFIEGVASMTNGENTAFLPIKEYLESRNITGYSGYQSDSEVFTHIAHYATKKLGLDIRAYKHIITPLSDGELAHHPDREFLTDLKRTCRKLIIDGPNCVIGCLPGGRMFMTQDRKKFRPGIVGGKDGIFGFSSEVCGLNAAIPDRDKSKDFQPMHLDTAIVGPDCKEIIQCSQTDQLPRQL, from the coding sequence ATGTGCCGTTTATTTGCACTTACAAGCCGCGATCCAATTTCACCCATGCGCGCTATTGATGCTCTTAATGTAATGAAAGAAGGGCATGATGGCTCCGGTGTGGGACTATATTTGAATGGACTCAGCGGTCCGTTTGAAGAATTAAAAGATTGTCCGATTTTATCGGGTATCTTCACAGAGGCCGGCCTTCGCAGGTTGGATCAGTACATAATGGATAAGGGGTTTAAGTCTAAATTCAGTATCCTTTATACTCCTCATACTCCTCCTCCTGTCGGGACTCCTGTTCGCGGAACATATGCTGCCATTGCTTACAGTGTTCCCAGAGGATGGGAAGACATGACTGAAGCAGAGCAGGGAGTTCGTCTGGTTCAAATGCGTCTAGATCTTAAGAAGATGGGCGAAGAAACCGGCGACATGATGGTGTTCTCTTTCTGGCCTGACACAATAGTAATCAAAGAAGTCGGTGATCCTCTCGAAATCGGCCAATACCTTTTGCTTGATCGCAATAAAGACATCTATGCTCGCAGAATTCTTGCTCAGGGCAGACAGAATACCAACTACGCGATCAACCTTTATGCATGTCATCCTTTCTTTATTGAAGGCGTTGCATCCATGACTAATGGTGAGAATACCGCTTTTCTCCCCATTAAAGAATATCTTGAATCCAGAAATATTACTGGGTACAGCGGATATCAGTCAGACTCTGAAGTCTTCACTCATATTGCTCACTATGCAACTAAAAAACTCGGCCTTGATATCAGGGCATATAAACATATCATTACTCCGTTAAGTGATGGCGAATTAGCACATCATCCTGACAGAGAATTTTTGACAGACCTCAAAAGGACATGCCGCAAGCTTATTATCGACGGTCCTAACTGTGTCATCGGCTGTCTGCCCGGTGGACGCATGTTTATGACTCAGGACCGCAAGAAATTCCGCCCCGGAATTGTCGGCGGAAAAGACGGCATCTTTGGTTTCTCTTCTGAAGTTTGCGGCCTGAATGCCGCTATTCCTGATCGTGATAAATCCAAAGATTTTCAACCAATGCATCTTGATACAGCTATTGTCGGACCCGACTGCAAGGAGATTATCCAATGCTCTCAAACAGACCAATTACCCCGTCAACTTTAG
- a CDS encoding class I SAM-dependent methyltransferase, which translates to MHVCPWWLTYTFDNFLRRMLDPVDDALSKWVKPGMTVLDFGCGFGHYSIGAAQLVGKGGKVIAVDLQEKMLEIAMERAAKAGVDDIISPHKCGPLKIGYTGTVDFVVSGHVLHETPDLEGAFKEVFSVLKPGGGFYFTEPRMHVKDEFYRAELATAAKVGFKVTELPSVLLAYRAYLSK; encoded by the coding sequence ATGCATGTTTGTCCATGGTGGTTGACGTATACTTTTGATAATTTTTTACGGCGTATGCTTGATCCTGTGGATGATGCTTTGTCAAAATGGGTGAAACCCGGAATGACCGTGTTAGATTTCGGTTGCGGGTTTGGGCATTACTCTATTGGAGCGGCTCAGCTTGTTGGCAAAGGCGGAAAAGTTATTGCCGTTGATCTTCAGGAGAAGATGCTCGAGATCGCGATGGAGCGGGCGGCTAAAGCCGGTGTTGATGATATTATTTCCCCGCATAAATGCGGACCTCTAAAAATTGGTTACACCGGAACGGTTGATTTTGTAGTTTCCGGTCATGTGTTGCACGAAACTCCTGATTTGGAAGGAGCTTTCAAGGAAGTATTCTCCGTGCTCAAACCCGGTGGAGGGTTTTATTTTACGGAACCGAGAATGCACGTGAAGGATGAATTTTACCGTGCTGAATTAGCCACTGCGGCAAAAGTCGGATTTAAAGTCACGGAACTTCCTTCTGTGCTGCTTGCATACAGAGCTTATCTCAGCAAGTAG
- a CDS encoding HD-GYP domain-containing protein has product MADNVKAIKKKDVKPGMYIRGYGKGSFLDPQVEVGRFIESFEDIEKYLPDDTEQVEILTDKFLDLPGKKEVKSKRTADTAARDLAEALPAARKVHDEAMCYVKKMISDIRTGKSIEVAAAESIVDQIIENVSVNKSALLTLSFLKNYDEYTYTHCINVNLYSVLLGKDIGLDRATLQQLGIAALFHDVGKGRISNKVLNKPGKLTDDEYEIMKTHSLLGLKVLSSVKGMRKEVLRGVVEHHERFNGTGYPRSLEGEGIHPFGRMIAISDVYDALTSVRVYKKAMTASKTLSLMYKWKGTDFDPAYFNRFVMIMGIYPPGTFVQLEDKRFALVLETNDDAPQKPKVKVLFDKKMRPVRSECIDLNSYGMEGQGMKVLCQTDPSELGIDMKRLAGFLT; this is encoded by the coding sequence ATGGCTGATAACGTAAAAGCTATTAAGAAAAAAGATGTTAAACCCGGCATGTATATTCGCGGGTATGGTAAGGGGTCTTTTCTTGACCCGCAAGTTGAAGTCGGCAGATTTATAGAATCTTTTGAGGATATTGAAAAATATCTTCCTGATGACACAGAACAGGTTGAGATCCTTACGGACAAGTTCCTGGATCTCCCCGGTAAAAAAGAAGTTAAGTCGAAACGGACAGCGGATACTGCTGCTCGAGATCTGGCGGAGGCTTTGCCGGCTGCGCGTAAGGTGCACGACGAAGCTATGTGCTATGTTAAAAAAATGATAAGTGATATCCGTACTGGTAAGAGTATTGAAGTTGCAGCTGCGGAGTCAATTGTTGATCAGATTATTGAAAATGTTTCTGTTAATAAATCAGCATTATTGACATTGTCTTTTCTCAAAAATTATGACGAATACACATATACTCATTGCATAAATGTAAATTTATATTCTGTGCTTCTGGGAAAAGATATAGGGCTGGATAGAGCCACGCTGCAACAGTTAGGAATTGCAGCTTTGTTTCACGACGTTGGAAAGGGGCGTATTTCCAATAAGGTTTTGAATAAGCCGGGTAAGCTTACGGATGACGAATATGAAATTATGAAGACTCATTCTTTGCTGGGATTGAAAGTTTTAAGTTCTGTCAAAGGGATGCGCAAAGAGGTTCTGAGGGGAGTTGTTGAACATCATGAACGTTTTAACGGGACGGGTTATCCCCGCAGTTTGGAAGGAGAGGGGATTCACCCTTTCGGTAGAATGATAGCCATCAGTGATGTTTATGACGCACTCACCAGTGTCAGAGTTTATAAAAAGGCTATGACCGCATCCAAGACATTAAGTCTTATGTATAAGTGGAAAGGTACTGACTTTGATCCTGCTTATTTTAATCGATTTGTAATGATTATGGGTATTTACCCTCCGGGTACATTTGTTCAGTTGGAAGATAAGAGGTTTGCATTGGTCCTTGAAACGAATGATGATGCACCTCAAAAGCCGAAGGTTAAGGTCCTTTTTGATAAAAAGATGCGACCTGTCCGTTCCGAGTGTATTGATTTAAATTCCTATGGTATGGAAGGGCAGGGAATGAAAGTTCTTTGTCAAACTGATCCTTCGGAATTAGGCATAGACATGAAACGGCTTGCGGGTTTTTTAACTTGA
- the greA gene encoding transcription elongation factor GreA produces the protein MSTIPISKEGFAKIKKELDSLKRERPGVIKAIKEAREEGDLKENGGYHAARERQGMMEAKINYIESRIPHFNIIDLATLGGSKIIFGATVVLEDIETGDTKIYTIMGPDESDFKKGIISIESPVGQALLGKEEGDEALVNAPRGKIEYGIVSVTFKGHVS, from the coding sequence ATGAGCACGATACCCATTTCAAAAGAAGGCTTTGCCAAGATTAAGAAAGAACTGGATTCTCTGAAAAGAGAACGTCCAGGCGTAATCAAAGCAATCAAAGAAGCTCGCGAAGAAGGCGACCTTAAGGAAAACGGGGGCTACCATGCTGCGCGTGAGCGTCAGGGAATGATGGAAGCTAAAATAAATTATATTGAATCCCGAATCCCGCATTTTAATATTATTGATCTGGCTACACTCGGAGGTTCCAAAATCATTTTTGGAGCAACTGTTGTGCTGGAAGATATTGAAACAGGCGATACAAAAATATATACAATAATGGGCCCCGACGAAAGTGATTTCAAAAAGGGAATCATCTCTATTGAATCCCCTGTGGGACAGGCTCTACTTGGAAAAGAAGAAGGCGACGAAGCTCTGGTTAACGCGCCTCGCGGAAAGATCGAATATGGAATTGTATCTGTGACCTTTAAGGGACACGTTTCCTAA
- a CDS encoding META domain-containing protein, whose amino-acid sequence MTKKTISSTTLKILFICLTLFLVSCAGSKTAQSPELPLQTKWVLEDLDGKGVIDFAQSWLMFSEDGKITGSGGCNRFNGSYTFNDQKVETGPLASTRMACGEALDHQEFKFLEALDQPLSIRMENGLLFMEGNGRTLRFSRME is encoded by the coding sequence ATGACAAAAAAAACCATCTCATCTACGACACTTAAAATTCTTTTTATCTGCCTGACACTTTTTTTGGTAAGTTGCGCCGGATCTAAAACCGCGCAATCACCCGAACTGCCATTACAAACAAAATGGGTTCTTGAAGATCTCGATGGCAAGGGTGTTATCGACTTCGCACAGTCATGGCTTATGTTTTCTGAAGACGGAAAAATAACCGGATCAGGCGGGTGCAATCGCTTCAACGGAAGCTACACTTTTAATGATCAAAAAGTCGAAACTGGACCACTTGCAAGTACTCGCATGGCCTGCGGAGAAGCGCTTGATCATCAGGAATTCAAGTTTTTAGAAGCTCTCGATCAACCCCTAAGTATTAGAATGGAAAACGGCCTGCTCTTCATGGAAGGCAATGGAAGAACCCTTCGCTTTTCGCGCATGGAATAG
- a CDS encoding phosphatase PAP2 family protein — protein MFRDSDKLGKLTIIIGILTLISIVLFYQLLDLPIAKGAHALKGSFLVTLGKGISALASEHVVQTITFATLLTGVCDAVVNGQSMRSRSLLFIALATGSAMLIGDELKWFFARCRPLLFFEDGSYGFTWFSDKYLKHSFPSGHTLRAFSLTCSVALLLPKRRCLPLILAVLIGLSRVVVGKHYPSDVIFGAFIGMTCAAWSYYFIFKDTRCSR, from the coding sequence ATGTTTCGAGATTCAGACAAACTCGGAAAACTCACAATAATCATAGGTATACTTACCTTGATCTCCATTGTGCTGTTCTATCAGTTATTAGATCTGCCCATTGCGAAAGGTGCCCATGCCCTTAAGGGCTCTTTTCTGGTAACACTCGGTAAGGGAATAAGCGCGCTGGCATCAGAGCATGTGGTGCAGACCATAACCTTCGCCACTCTTTTAACCGGAGTATGTGACGCTGTAGTTAATGGGCAGAGTATGCGCTCCCGCAGCTTGCTTTTTATTGCCCTTGCGACAGGAAGTGCAATGCTTATCGGTGATGAATTGAAATGGTTTTTCGCCCGTTGCAGGCCGCTTCTTTTTTTTGAGGACGGTTCTTACGGATTCACTTGGTTTTCAGATAAATACCTTAAACATTCATTCCCGTCAGGACACACGCTACGAGCTTTCTCTTTGACCTGCTCCGTTGCTCTGCTTTTACCTAAAAGACGCTGCCTACCACTGATTCTGGCTGTATTGATAGGTCTCAGCAGAGTTGTTGTGGGCAAACATTACCCTTCGGATGTAATATTCGGAGCTTTCATCGGAATGACCTGCGCAGCATGGAGTTACTATTTCATTTTCAAGGACACTCGCTGCTCACGTTAA